The region aaaatcTACTGGACGAAAAACAGACCGGGAGTCGAGTTCCTTATgccggtgtccggtggtggtgcttctggtTCGAAGCACTTCGGTGCACGCTTATCGAGTGCACGCCTGAGTTGTGTACCGACCGTGGTTACGATCCGTTTGGCGATACAGCAGCAAATATTCATGGAATTCCTCGGTGGCTGTTGTAagcattaattgaaaaaaaaaaagaaagttgGACGAAAGattgatccgatccgatgcccATGTCTTTGTTCGGTCAGTTCCGGTGGTGTCCATCTGCACACCATGATACTGATGGCCAGGGCGACAAACAGCGTAACCACCGTTGACCAGAGCCGGAACTCAAAATCAGAACCGCATGAAATAGTGCTCCGAACCCGAGAGGCACCCAGACGGAACAAGTGAACGGCATGAACATGCCAGCAACACTCCCCCGGCACCCCGTTCTCTGGGGAACTCGGGAAGCATTCCGGGGAGCGGGGTTAGAATTATTTACAAATTTTATGGACATTGCATCACGTACTTTTCGGTGCTAGTGATATGAGCAATGAAAGTAGTGAGCTGTTGGCGTTGGCTGCTCGAGCATGCAAACCAGATCCCGTGGGAGGGTGGCACCGGATGATGACCGGAGACCCTAAAATGCGTCATCCACACTAGATGGACCTCCAGGAccacctctctccctcccgaGGGTGGGGTGTCAAGTCAATTAGCATATCTTTGCATACATCTACAAGTGGGTCGTTCGTTGTAAGCCTGCACTGGCGCCAGGGAGTTTGGGATTAGAAGCCAAAGCCATGCCCTATTTGCCCGGTGATGTACTGCATCTCCACTGGAGTGTAGGCTTGGACGCACGTAATGGCGCTTGTCGATCGGTCCGTTGGATGGGCGTCCGTTTTTCCCTCCATCTACCTCCCCGCGGGGGGATTGTCTGGTTCGATAGTTTTATTTCGCAAGCGGGATGCACTTTTCGGGTGGCAGGCAGGCCACATCGGTTGCGCGTGGATGCCATCTCTGGGATTAATGTTTTTGCAACGCCATTTTACCTCATTTTTCGTCCCGTTACACACACTGCAGAGGCGCAGAATGCGAACTGTAGCGATCAAAATCCAGGACAGCGTACTCAGTACATCCTCGAACGGTGTCGTCAGGTCGCGCATCGCCGTATGACGCCCCAGCAGCAGTATCCTGAGGGAGGCGAACGGATTAGAATGGTAAATGCGGATGAAACTCGATGGCCCGTGGTggggttttgtgtttgattgttggtgttgtgttatgaggattaattttttttaaagcaagGACGTGTTTCGTTTTGTAAGGCGCATAAACAGTGAGCTCTTGAGCTGATAGTGCCTTCGATTGATTGAGAGCTTTATTGAAATATAGCAgcattattgaaaaaaaaaaacgcaaaacattgcAGCAGTATTtatgaaagcaaaacattgcaCTTTTTATAACACGAGGTAGTTAAGGGCTGTTTAATGGTTTAGTGGATAATGAGAGTGGATTTTTAAAGTCTCTAAACGATAGTTTTTGTTCGCAGAAATACAGGGTTAGGCAAAGAAACAGCAACGCATTTAAAACGTcatatctttttcaattttgtttggatttaattgagtaaaaccaaaaaatgtcgtTAATGACATacactttcagaatcagtttagttttttacggtatgttactttttggatgaattgagaccgtagaagaaaccatcgctcgctaCCCGTAGGGTGCTTTCTGgctttttggctcattcttggagacGTGTTTCCTCCAGCTGGTCAAAactatgttattttttatgtcTAACTTTGCTCTTCAAAACCccacaaacggagaagtctTACGCCTTTTAtgtccatagatattgacagccaataagacatcgaaatgaagtgtggatcgttttttcgaacgaacgagtccTGTTGGTATCTCTAGGGCtttcacatgaattgttttcatttctaggactgcaatgaaccttttaatagctttggcaGATGAATTTGAGGATTTAGCTCAAATCCATCGTACAAAAATATGCGAGGAGTGCGAAAAATTGCGtattatcgcatctcaacccattatcaacccggcttatgcgtcctggtggccagccgagggaAGAGgatatcgaaaaaaaattaactgattctaaaagtttatgaaatttccgacattttttggttttactctataaaatccaaacaaaaatgtaaaGGATATGGTGGTTCAACTGTGTTGCAGtgttttttgcctcaccctgtattgttatcatttttcaattggATACGATTTCCTATTTGCTTGATTGCAACATGGAACCAagccacgaagaagaagcaccaaaTGGGAAGTAAAATCTTCGGTGCGTCCAGATTTCAACTGAAACAGCTTTTAGCAAGCAATGAAAGCTCATTATTTGCTTCGTTGTACGGTCGAGCCGGAAAGCGTGGCATGCGGTTTGACCTTCAAAAttccaaataaataaaaaggttTGGGGCAAAGGGCGAAAGAGAAATTGCACTCTCCCTCATTATTCAATATTAACATTTAACCAAAAACAATATTGACCCGGTTttggacacgcacacacttatACATTAGCTACGATAGATTGGCTCACTTGTGCCCCGTATTTATGACCCTGGCTTCTGTCGCTCATCCCAGAATATGCTGGCAGCAGCGTTATGGCAGCTTTACTGCAAATCACCCTGCATCGGAAATTATGATGACATCCGAAAGGGGCATGAAAAAGGGGCTGAAACGCAGTGATGAGAGAAGCTGGCACGATCAACAGCTCGCGATGCACGAACGCGAAATAGCAGCGATTGCTGATGCTCTCCTCCTGCTATCCACCCCTTTAGTGTATGTGTAGTGGCGTGttggtgtgatgatggtgatggcggtggcggtggcggcggcgctATCCATACCTCAGCAGCTTCATCGTGCAGTAGTAGAGCAGCGTCGTTAGCGTAACGAATAGCGTCATCAGGATGAAAATCAACTGCGCGCCGTACGCGCGATTAATATTCAGCGATAATAAATGCAAATGTGTATATAAATTTTTAATGTcattaattattttcattctGATGTGATCGCTCGCTTTCGATTGTGAATTCATCAGGCTGGCAACCAGTAGCGGAAATTGGCTCGTCGCAATCGGCACAATCGGCGGctcgccactgccactgctggcatgcgatggaggcgcctcgcTGACCGTaattattttatgctgcaaccgCTTGATTTGCTGCCAGCGCTGTTCGCCAGCGGGGATTGATGGTTCGCTTGTTGGTTTACCGACCGGCCTGTGGCTGTCAAGGCTGGCGATGGCTTGCCGCTCGGGCTCGGGCGTGATCCGTTGCGGTGGACGTTCGCCTCGAAGCTCGCCGACCCGCCGTGGCGCTATCTCCTCGAGTAGTGAGCGCGACCAGTTGGGGGAACGCTTCTTGCGGGCATTTCTGGTGCCGGTTTGCAGTGGTGGTGCAAACTGTCCGTACCAAGCATTCTGCTGCTCGTCACTGTACGCGCTCAGTTCGCCCAGCAGGCTGTTAATCAGCTCGAGACGGTTTTTAATCAACTGCACCAACGCCACGTACTGGATTTCGATCGTGGAGCAGGCCAACATCGAAATAAGACACTGAACGACGCAATACTCCGATGCTGGATTGAAGTCACTCATATACATGATACAGTTGAACGTCTCGGCGAGCACGATCCCCAGGACGATACCGATCACATGCAGACAGACGTTTCTGCACAAAGCGCATACGCATTAAGGCACCTTTCCCACTCCAACCATTCCATGGtgggaaacggaaaacttACCTGCACCAGCGCCCATGATCGGGAGCAACGGATAAACGAGCACGAATCTGCTCATCGAGGGCCATCACACCGCGCAGAATGTCGATCACCGTGGGCTGACAGACGTGTGCCATCAGATGGAGCCACCAGAACAGAAGCAGTCCCGAGTACCGATTATACATGTCGATCACCACCGACACAAAGCTCGCTTCCACCTGGCCCTGCCCGTCGACGGCCGTCTTTTCCGAGAACGTATCGGTCGAGTTGATGTAAAGATGGAAGGTACTgtacagcaccagcatcacgaAAAAGTGCAAAGTACCCGAGCGGGATTTGCGGAACCCGACCACGACGCTCCGGTCCCCGTCTCGGGTCACAGACACAGTGAACGTCCAGAATGCGAACATTTTCGACAGCGCGTACAGTGGGCGAAAGGAGCACAGGAAGCGTTCCTCGTCAGTCAGCGTTTGCATGCGTATCGCGAGACGCTTTGGAAGTGGAAGCACCATCACTATATCGGCTGGAGTGCGTGTCCGTTACGCCCGGTTTGAAACAGGAGAGTGACGCATAGATGGTATGCTAGAAGGGACACGAAATGGTCAACAGCATGCACTGGTAGGAAAAATGAGCTCCATTAGGGAACCTAATTCGAGCTGTTAACGATAACATCCTTTATTCATGGCGTATAAGAGCAGCAATCATGGACCTCTTTACTTATTATTATTCTATTGCAAAGTTTTGATATGCTAGTGTTTAGTCCTAATATGTCTCGACTTGTGCACAAATAATTATTGCTAATTGAACACATTTTAACTTTTGGTCGAGGATGAAATAGAAAGGAATTTATGCATGCCTTAAATAAAAGCCTTTTAAAACACTAAACACAGCAAAACCGGTGTTGCTACAATGCAGCTGCACTTGTACAAAACACTTTAGCTCAAAACTGTAAAtattaaataattgaaaaatctttttaatAAAGTCTATGTTAATGCTAAAGAACACAAATATCGAGCAACATTATGTTAAATGATAAAGAAAATCAACATTCTTTTCGTACTTTCTTCCTTCTGATTGCTGATCCGCTGTGTGTGAGCCGTGTCGCATAAATATGATCTCGCGCACCATAAGTGTGCCCCTTATCAGAAACTCAAACACGCGAACCACACCAGGCTGCAGGAAGTCGGTCGATGTGTTCGTCGCTCTGTTATCAAATTATGATACTTCTTGCAATTATTTATAGCCATTacacacaccatcatcgtatGCTGCCATCGCGATGATGGTTATGTGAAGGAAGGAGTGAGCCCGGTGCGCAAGAATGTATGTATCAAATGGAAAGTTCCTGCTCTACGGGGACAATAGTTTGACGCTGGGTGCATGATGTCGTCATGAAGATGGTATGAACttctaattaatttcatcTCCGTCCTTGTTCGTAAAgtacaccggtggtggttggttgtagTTGAACGACGTGTGGTGAGGGCCCTGGCATAACCCCCGAAGCTAGTTACGGTTAcagttttaattttcaattttacttTCAAATTACAGCAACTTCTCGGTTCCGGTTGTTCGCTGTTACACCGGGATATTGATCTAAGCTGCTGCATCTTCCTGTTGCATGCATGTCGAGGTATTTTGTAACCGGATCCAATGCCGCAGTGCTAATATATCGGATGCATTTCCTAGAATCGCTGGGATAATCATGTGGGCTGGTACGAGCAGTTTATCATTGATTTCTGATAGCATTTCGATTAATTTTGACGACAGTAAGGCAAAGGTTGCAGTTGATTATTACTAAAAAGTTTTATCTTCATggtttgaaaatatttttacCAGCAAGGGTTATGCAGTATCTAGCTTCCAACCAGGAGCATCGTAACATCAGTTCAAGCGTATAATAATATGCATTCATTCGGTTAAGAACATGTGAATCTAAATATCATATCGCTGCGTATGTGTTTGAAAAGCACTGGATCATGTTAGCTCGACTACACAATAAAGGGAGAGGAGTACGATTTAAATGGCTCTCTTTAATAGGGAACTAACACATAAGAGTACATCTATGCATCCAGATTTATCATACTGCATTCTGGGTGTATCAAGCGAGGGCTCGCTATGGCTTTTCATACTTCACAGCATACATCAGCATACTTGACAACAGTCAGCCAAAGCATCACTGCTCGGTTACACTATCTACGATACGACACACGACAGAAGGTCAGTTGAGTGAAGAAAGCCAAAGTGATCGGACCCACATACAGCATCGTCAACATGCGTGCGGGTGTTTCTATTTGTATCGTTGCTCTGTGAGTATTTTGACAGGATATAGTTTTGCTGGAAGGAATTCGGAAACGAATGAAGTGTTCTTCCATTTCAGAATTTATTCCTTACCGACGACGCTGGCACAGACAAGATTGTTCAAATGTGATGGAACACATCGCTCAAGTGTCGCCATCTTCCGCAACGTAACCATCGAGGACACGCTAGACTACCGGTTTTCATGTGACAATTCGTATTACTACACGATTAATACGATGATCTTCGTAAACTCATCCATTCAAGAACTACCCAAAAAACTTTTCGACAACTTTAACTCGTTACAAAACGTTTCGATGGCTGCTTGTGGCATCCAACAAATTATGCGGTACAGCTTGGAGCGTGCGAGCTCGCTGAGAGTGCTTGATTTATCAAGGAACAAAatgaatgaagtgaaaaataTGGCTTTCGTAGGAGCATCGTCATTAGTATGGTTAAATTTAACGCGAAACAATATCAGCGTCATCGAAGTCAGCGCCTTTCAATCGTTGAGCGCGGTCCAGGTGCTGTCACTTTCACGCAATCAGCTGCAGTCGTTGGATAGCAATCTTTTTATCAATTTACCAGCCTTGAGGGGTATCTACCTCGACAATAATAAGCTACAAGTGCTGGATGCTGATCTGTTCTTGAAAAACACCAGACTCGAAGTGATCACCGTGGATAACAATCAGCTCAGCGTGGTCCACGATCGTGCTTTTGCAATCGGCCCAACTAATGTGACAGTGACTTTGATTAATTTAAAGAACAATAACATCACCAGCCTTAACTTGCAACACGTTGCGGCGAAGAAGATCATCTTGAGCTACAATAGACTGCAGCAGCTGTACATCTCCTCGAAAGTAGAGTCAATCATAGCGGACAATAACAACATCCAAGCGATTCAGAGCGACAACCCGAACGATATGCAGCTGGACCAACTGAACCTGCGCAACAACTCGATAACGACGCTGGATATGGTGGGAAAGCTTACCAGCCTTAGCGGGCTCGATCTTGGATACAACCGACTCGGAGCGGTCAGTATCAGCAGCTTCGGCATGCTGAAACGACTGAAGGTGTTGAGTTTGGAGCGGACGGCGATTTCCAACCTACAGCACGGCACTTTCGCTCAGCAGGAAAACCTCGAGTGGCTAGACCTGTCCTACAACAATCTCGACACACTGGATATGGATATTCTGACATCGTCCACCAACCTCAAGACACTCTTCATCGATGGTAATCGCTTGAAGTTTATCAAACACGATGAGATGAAGAAAAACTTTCCGCAACTAGCGTCCATCGGTATCATCGACAACAACTGGAACTGCAGCTACCTGACCAAGCTGGTTCGCTACTGCAACGAACATTCGATCGAGCTCGATAAAGAACATCAGGCCGAGATCGtgcaaaaccaaacgaacgtaAAGGGCATCTACTGTTTCGACGACAAGAATCCGATCCGCAACTGGAACACCACCGTTCTGCATCTGTACAACGAGTCCAATAGGTCCGCGGAAGATGGTGGTGCGCTTGAAGGGCTGCTCAAGGGTGTGATCGAGGATGTGCGGCGATTCAATGAGGATCACTCGGAGTCGAGCAACCGAACCGCGAAACTCGAGGGTAGCGTCTTCGATTTAACCCAGCAGCAGATTGGCATGCAGCGGGATCTGATCAATGTGCGCGAATCCATCGCCGACATTCGGCTGTCGCTGCTGTCGAATCGCACAAACAACGCATCGGCAGTCAGCACGAGTGAGATCCGCCAGATGATTGAAAGCATCAACAACCTAACGCTTGAAAAGCAGGAACTCAGCGCCAAGAAGCTACAGCTGGACATTTACCAACAGTCgctgaaagtggaaaatgctCTCGAAACGGCAAAGAGCAACAGCGATAAGTTGGTACTGCTTGGCAAGCagatcgacgaatggataacTCGCATAACAGGCACAAGTGGGGGTACGCTCTATGGTCAGCTGTCAGTAGAGCGACATGCACAGCAAGCGCCTGAACGCGATACTGGTCACAGCAATGCTCTGCTCGTGTCGGTGTTGGTCATAGTCTGCCTTATGATGGGTGTGCTGATCTACGTTGTGTACAAGGGGAACCGTCGATCCTACAATGTTGAACGACGGCAGTACAACCGAGACAGTAGCCTAACAACGATTGTTGATAATGAAATATAAACTGTCTCCATGCTGGGTATCTACGactaaaaacataaataaatgtgTTATCATGACTAAAGAGCATCCGCATAAACAACAtgataaagcaaacaaatcgtacATTCTTTTGTCTATCCTCTTCCTCACTGCTGTCCTAGGGTATGATCTCGCGCACCATAAGTGTGCCCCTTATCAGAAACTCAAACACGCGAACCACACGAGGCTGCAGGAAGCCGGTCGATGTGTTCGTCGCTCTGTTATCAAATTATGATACTTCTTGCAATTATTTATAGCCATTacacacaccatcatcgtatACCACCATCGCGATGATGGTTATGTGAAGGAAGGAGTGAGCCCGGTGCGCAAGAATGTATGTATCAAATGGAAAGTTCCTGCTCCACGGGGACAATAGTTTGACGCTGGGTGCATGATGGCGCCATGAAGATGGTATGAACttctaattaatttcatcTCCGTGCTTGTTCGTAAAgtacaccggtggtggttggttgtagTTGAACGACGTGTGGTGTGGGCCCTGGCATAACACCCGAAGCTAGTTACGGTTAcagttttaattttcaattttacttTCAAATTACAGCAACTTCTCGGTTCTGGTTATTCGCTGTTACACCGGGATATTGATCTAAGCTGCTGCATCTTCCTGTTGCATGCATGTCGAGGTATTTTGTAACCGGATCCAATGCCGCAGTGTTCATAGATCGGATTTATTTCCTAGAATCGCTGGGATGATCGTGTGGGCTGCTATCAGCAGTTAATTATTCTGATAGCATTTCGATTAACTCTGTCGAATGTCGAGCACCGGTTGATATTAAATATAGATCCAAGTATGATTGTAGCCTTGATTTAATATTCCTTTCTACGAGTTGCTTATGTGATAGTTTTACACAAACATGTTGTGTTCAGTGggcaataatttatttatgacaGCTGTTACATTTTTTATCTCAATCTAATAATTAAACCAGGAACATTGCGCAGCTATGGATACATAGTAGCTAgttataaacattttttaaagatgATGAAAGAGTAACTCGATGGTATTTTAGTACATCATGAGAGTCAAAGCGCCCGACTGAAGCCCTGCAAGGATCAATATTCGCAGTAACTCAGCTGAGTGACTTTTCAGGATAACACACCTGCAGGAGAAATTGTTGATTTCACTATTGGTTCTGCGGACGGTAAAAATCAACGCCAGGATGTCTTTTGACTTTTGGGCCCAAAAAAGGTGTCCTTTCAATCGCAACCCCCGTAGCTATTGATGGCACTTTTCATGATCAAATTTTACATCAATCCCACAAAAAGGTCCAACAGATGAGACCCAAGCAGATCTCATGCAGGTTCCTTGGCTGTCGGAATGAGCCAATAACGCCACGGAAAGCAGGCAAATGAGCAACGCACACAACAGCACGCACAAAATGATCGACGGAATGAGCAATAAAGTAATTAACACCGTGTTGTTTCAGCACCTCCATAATTATGGATGATCAAATTATACAATATAACCTGCCATGATTATACCATGGGAGGAGCGTGGTGATTCGCAAAAGAAAGCGCAATGTAAATGTTATGTAGGTTGTCCACCATCAATTCACTTTGCATATATTAATGGTGGTGTCACGAAGCAGAACCAGACAGTATCTTAATTCCGGTGTTCATTAGATCATTTTACTGCGTCTGTAAaacaaaattgacaaaaaccGTTGCATATCATTTGCATGCTACTAAAGTATGGTTCATTTTTGGGTTTTAAATCTCTAGGTGACGAAATCGAATACTTGGTAACAGATGATACTGCGTTAACACCATTCAAGTTGAACAAAAGAGAACTTGACCTCAATGCAAAATTTTGCACTCATAATTTTATTAACATGCTTGTAATCCAAAATTATGTTCCGGATATCCATACATCACTTTTGCGTTTTTGCGATTTCTTCAATCATGGAATATTAATAACCAGAGCATTCGCAGAAAATACAATTTGAACGAACTCAATCGTACAGGGTTTGTAATGTTgatcctttttggtttttaatgTTGACCATTTCTCAGTAGTAATGAAATCCAAAACTACAGGAATCGATCATAACATAGTTGCACTGTTACATGAGCTGGTTAAAAACGGTTTAGTGCTTCGAATTGGATCCATTTAACGATTGCTCCTTTTTCCAGCGCAAGCACCGTTCAATTTCCGGTACCAAATCTGATTATTTTGCGTGATCCAATCGAAACGACCCTTTCTGCCCCAGCAATGATGCATCCGAATAAAGATACCATCAATATCACCATATATTTAAAGTGATTTTTTGTGCTACGAAAAGATTGAATGCTTGGTTACAGTTTCCTGCCACTACCAACCGTTGGTGCGGATATTAACGAACACCCCAtcggatgggggggggggggggcatacattcaaaaaacaattcaattatcgTCGGCTACGCATTACTCGGGCTTCATAACTTCATAGCAAATGTTTTATTTGACCTAGTAGCACGCTATTTTGAAAtatagcaaaaaaaattactCCACAATATCCTTTATAAAAGTTAGTTCAGAGGGAAGAAAGGTGCCGTTGCGTAGCCATTGAAGCAATTTTCGTCGGGATATTTTTCAGCATCAAAACGAACCCGTTTCTTTATCCCGCAAAGGCTTCTCTGTCCACTAAAGGATCACCGGCGAAACGGCTTTATTTATATACACTGATCCGGTTCATAACCTACACGACACCGGAAAAGGTGACGAGTTGTGTTGACACGTGCCAATAGAGACTGGAACAACAATGCTCAAGAGCCATGCCGATGCGTTCGCTTTCCGTTCGCATTTGCTTTAGATTCATCACGACTGGTTCGAAGTGATGTTGACACGATGTTATCATCAAAGGCATGAGTGTTTGCTCGAACGCCAGAACATGTTTTGTTGAAACCGAAAAGACTGCTCCTTTCGAAAGGATGCTACAAATATCTCCGCAAATATCCCATCCGGATCTGACGATTGTTTCCTGTTGCCAAAATCCCAGAACGAACATCATATCCTCGTTCCACTGGCAACCTCCCGGTGTTCATTATGTTCGTGCTGCCAGCGATTGTATAACTTTGAGACTTCTTGTTATGAAGTCCTCTAATCCTTACAGTATCTGTGGCAATATTGGTTTAAGAATTGGTCGATCCGCACTGCCAACACCGGAAACGTGGCGCAAAAGGGGTCGACAGACGGTGGGTAGTGGTTGCTGCTTCAATCATACCTGCTTCCCATTGCCCGGGTGTCCTATTTTTAGGACAATCCCGTGCTACGCGACGCGGTGCTCGATGCCAACATGTCCCAAAGATTACCGAATCCGGGGCCCGGAACTGGGGTTTCAATTGTGGTACCATTATCCGTTCAATTTTATGACCGCCGGAAGCAACGACTAGGCCGGGAAGTTAACGGAATCAAAGGGATACACGAGGGACACGAGGGAGGGATCGAGAACGGGGAGCACCTAGCGGCTTTCCGATAAAGGTACCCCGGACTCCTTGGATAGCCAGTGGATAAGGCAGAACTAGCCACATAActttaaaatatttgaaacttccgaaccaaccaaaaaaccggACAAAGTTCGGGCAGGCGCACGCCcaatccagctgctgctgctgcggccagaGCGTTCCAAGCGAAGCAGTTTCGTTATCTCTGCGAACGGTTCCCCATTTTACGGAAAGTATTTTTTATGCGTTCAAATTGACTCCACTACTAGCTGGCCACTAGAGTGAATGGGACAGGGGCCCGTAAACAACTCTTCTCGGCTACTCGGCGAAGATGACGGAGCTGAGCATCCGTTTCGGGGCATCCGGAACCATAAACCTGTGGACCAAGTGGCTCTTTCAATTCGTTCATAAAATAAGCAACTTGAATGGCGATGTTTCATCCGAAACGACTTTGCGTGGTGCTTTTCACACCTTTCCTTTGCTAACGGTGGCACTTCCGGGCGGTGGTGCTCCTTTTACACCTTAAAGTGGGGCCCAGGCccggaaaaaaatgaaaaccctTTAGTCGCTTTTGGTCAGTCATCTTCATGGTCTATCCGGGACGCGATAGATAAAATCAGGTTTAGAAGGAGTAAGCAAAATCGGACTAGCAGCTTGAAGGGTATATAACCAGACTCTCAGAAATTCGTCTTCTCACAGTTCGTTCAAGCTCTCTTCCTTAATTCAAGCAATGTGATGGGTCAAAGtattgcattaatttattaaaaaaaaaaactgaatcaTAACAAAAGCCAATTTGGTGTCCTCCATTCTGCCTAGAGCAAGGGGCTCGAGAATGTGGTTGCCAGGGGTACATTATTCGCGTAGTGGCTTACAAAATATTCATCCATGTCATGTCGCTC is a window of Anopheles aquasalis chromosome 2, idAnoAquaMG_Q_19, whole genome shotgun sequence DNA encoding:
- the LOC126576463 gene encoding uncharacterized protein LOC126576463; protein product: MVLPLPKRLAIRMQTLTDEERFLCSFRPLYALSKMFAFWTFTVSVTRDGDRSVVVGFRKSRSGTLHFFVMLVLYSTFHLYINSTDTFSEKTAVDGQGQVEASFVSVVIDMYNRYSGLLLFWWLHLMAHVCQPTVIDILRGVMALDEQIRARLSVAPDHGRWCRNVCLHVIGIVLGIVLAETFNCIMYMSDFNPASEYCVVQCLISMLACSTIEIQYVALVQLIKNRLELINSLLGELSAYSDEQQNAWYGQFAPPLQTGTRNARKKRSPNWSRSLLEEIAPRRVGELRGERPPQRITPEPERQAIASLDSHRPVGKPTSEPSIPAGEQRWQQIKRLQHKIITVSEAPPSHASSGSGEPPIVPIATSQFPLLVASLMNSQSKASDHIRMKIINDIKNLYTHLHLLSLNINRAYGAQLIFILMTLFVTLTTLLYYCTMKLLRILLLGRHTAMRDLTTPFEDVLSTLSWILIATVRILRLCSVCNGTKNEAQHVGSLIQGLGWKTHCSATKSAVRRLSLQLLQQRFEFSAGGLLSIDHGLMFNIVGSLATFLLILVQFDIAQGGAKWKPSTEPPANSTAQ
- the LOC126568977 gene encoding insulin-like growth factor-binding protein complex acid labile subunit; the encoded protein is MRAGVSICIVALIYSLPTTLAQTRLFKCDGTHRSSVAIFRNVTIEDTLDYRFSCDNSYYYTINTMIFVNSSIQELPKKLFDNFNSLQNVSMAACGIQQIMRYSLERASSLRVLDLSRNKMNEVKNMAFVGASSLVWLNLTRNNISVIEVSAFQSLSAVQVLSLSRNQLQSLDSNLFINLPALRGIYLDNNKLQVLDADLFLKNTRLEVITVDNNQLSVVHDRAFAIGPTNVTVTLINLKNNNITSLNLQHVAAKKIILSYNRLQQLYISSKVESIIADNNNIQAIQSDNPNDMQLDQLNLRNNSITTLDMVGKLTSLSGLDLGYNRLGAVSISSFGMLKRLKVLSLERTAISNLQHGTFAQQENLEWLDLSYNNLDTLDMDILTSSTNLKTLFIDGNRLKFIKHDEMKKNFPQLASIGIIDNNWNCSYLTKLVRYCNEHSIELDKEHQAEIVQNQTNVKGIYCFDDKNPIRNWNTTVLHLYNESNRSAEDGGALEGLLKGVIEDVRRFNEDHSESSNRTAKLEGSVFDLTQQQIGMQRDLINVRESIADIRLSLLSNRTNNASAVSTSEIRQMIESINNLTLEKQELSAKKLQLDIYQQSLKVENALETAKSNSDKLVLLGKQIDEWITRITGTSGGTLYGQLSVERHAQQAPERDTGHSNALLVSVLVIVCLMMGVLIYVVYKGNRRSYNVERRQYNRDSSLTTIVDNEI